In the genome of Treponema pedis, one region contains:
- a CDS encoding chemotaxis protein CheW, producing MANATSRGKKVKTENDELLKLVTFQLGEELYGVEIMDVDQIVRVQDVRPIPNAPYYVEGIFNLRSEIIPIISLHKRFHIKKAAIDENDQFLGGFIIIKIENNKIGIIIDKIARVVDVKKEEIQPPPQMIAGIGAEYIHGVVRRDAGYLILLDIHRLFNPKELQKITTNL from the coding sequence ATGGCAAACGCTACAAGCCGAGGTAAAAAAGTAAAAACAGAGAATGATGAACTTTTAAAATTGGTTACATTTCAGCTCGGTGAAGAACTCTACGGCGTAGAAATTATGGACGTAGACCAAATAGTCAGAGTTCAGGATGTAAGGCCTATACCTAATGCACCCTATTATGTTGAAGGTATTTTCAATTTAAGAAGCGAGATTATCCCGATAATAAGTTTGCATAAACGCTTTCACATCAAAAAAGCCGCAATCGATGAAAACGACCAGTTTTTAGGCGGGTTTATTATCATTAAAATCGAAAATAATAAAATCGGAATTATAATCGATAAAATTGCCCGCGTTGTAGACGTAAAAAAAGAAGAAATTCAGCCCCCGCCTCAAATGATAGCGGGTATCGGAGCCGAATATATTCACGGTGTAGTAAGGCGGGACGCAGGTTACCTTATCCTTTTGGATATTCACAGGTTATTTAATCCCAAAGAATTACAAAAAATTACCACAAATTTATAA
- a CDS encoding DegT/DnrJ/EryC1/StrS family aminotransferase produces the protein MKIPVYSSTIRRSEMDAVLTCMVEEKIGPGEMSQKLIKQICETFSVSGAAAFRSPAIALNYALSALNLEEGSEIIISALAPSWQYTELQRKKFKPAVIDVQQDNALINFEAVEAAVQSGGRALILHETLGFLPDIEKILTLNIPVIEDISQSAGAIYKERPAGSLGVFSILGLEEKDILTGGGGAVLLAPERRNSIILKRLYDEAPVTDLLPDINASLAFVQLRQMGKNMDLRKEMNEAYVRSIMQGKHKTIPLTEGSTNPVYSFPVILNSGAADVQKYAAKKNIEIEAAFKNSVVDYLKKSEENKENQEAFINAASLLLRCVLFPLYPRLGAKKSAEIAKVLATLP, from the coding sequence ATGAAAATTCCCGTTTACAGTTCCACAATACGCCGCTCCGAAATGGACGCCGTGCTTACCTGTATGGTTGAAGAAAAAATCGGGCCCGGTGAAATGAGTCAAAAGCTGATTAAACAAATTTGCGAAACTTTTTCGGTTTCGGGAGCGGCAGCTTTCAGAAGTCCGGCTATAGCCCTTAACTATGCGCTTTCGGCTCTTAATCTGGAAGAAGGTTCCGAGATAATTATTTCGGCTCTTGCGCCTTCATGGCAATATACGGAATTACAGCGTAAAAAATTTAAACCTGCCGTAATAGATGTTCAGCAGGATAACGCTCTTATAAATTTTGAAGCCGTAGAAGCGGCGGTTCAATCCGGAGGAAGAGCTCTTATTTTACACGAAACTCTCGGATTTTTACCGGATATCGAAAAGATTTTAACTCTTAATATCCCCGTAATAGAAGATATTTCACAAAGTGCGGGTGCCATTTATAAAGAAAGGCCGGCAGGAAGTTTGGGCGTTTTTTCCATTTTAGGTTTGGAAGAAAAAGATATATTAACGGGCGGAGGCGGAGCGGTTTTACTTGCTCCTGAAAGACGCAATTCAATCATTTTAAAGCGGCTTTATGATGAAGCTCCAGTAACCGACCTTTTACCGGATATAAACGCATCCCTTGCCTTCGTACAACTTAGACAAATGGGAAAAAATATGGATTTACGCAAAGAAATGAATGAAGCTTATGTAAGGTCGATAATGCAGGGAAAGCACAAAACGATTCCGCTGACCGAAGGCTCTACAAATCCCGTTTATTCATTTCCCGTTATTTTAAATTCCGGTGCGGCCGATGTTCAAAAGTATGCGGCAAAAAAGAATATTGAAATCGAAGCGGCATTTAAAAATTCCGTAGTCGATTATTTAAAAAAATCGGAAGAAAATAAGGAAAATCAAGAAGCGTTTATAAATGCAGCTTCTCTTTTATTGCGCTGTGTTCTTTTTCCGCTTTACCCCAGACTGGGAGCAAAAAAATCCGCGGAAATCGCAAAGGTTTTGGCTACCCTGCCCTAA
- a CDS encoding NAD(+)/NADH kinase, whose amino-acid sequence MKSALIVVSTDKPETEKLSGAIGAFLKENGIDFTVYEYSGYSHLPGLKSGFDFAVSLGGDGTVLFTARYCAPRNIPVFPINFGRFGFIANIEPNEWKVELINFLNGKSELHERSLLSVAVKRKEKITDSFEALNDAVISGAGIAKLINLDIGFNGISFGTFRADGVIVSTPTGSTAYSAASGGPILDPSTSSFVLTPISPFSLSNRPLVLPSNGKMIIRVLPARTKEVILSVDGQEIFSLKEGDKIIISESPNKVKMAGCSPDNFYRALRSKLGWSGSSR is encoded by the coding sequence TTGAAAAGCGCCTTAATCGTTGTAAGTACCGATAAACCTGAAACCGAAAAATTAAGCGGAGCAATCGGTGCTTTTCTTAAAGAAAACGGAATAGATTTTACCGTTTATGAATATTCGGGGTATTCACACTTACCCGGGTTAAAAAGCGGTTTTGATTTTGCCGTCAGTTTAGGCGGCGACGGAACCGTTTTGTTTACCGCCCGTTACTGCGCTCCTCGAAATATTCCCGTATTTCCCATAAATTTCGGACGTTTCGGTTTTATTGCAAATATAGAACCTAACGAATGGAAAGTCGAACTTATTAACTTTTTAAACGGAAAATCGGAATTGCATGAAAGGAGCTTACTTTCAGTTGCAGTAAAGAGAAAAGAAAAAATAACGGATTCTTTTGAGGCCTTAAATGATGCCGTCATTTCAGGAGCGGGAATCGCCAAGCTGATAAATTTGGATATAGGTTTTAACGGTATTTCCTTCGGAACATTCAGGGCGGACGGAGTAATAGTTTCAACGCCTACAGGTTCCACCGCATATTCGGCAGCTTCAGGAGGTCCTATCTTGGACCCGAGCACTTCTTCCTTTGTACTCACGCCTATTTCTCCGTTTTCACTTTCAAACCGCCCGCTGGTGCTTCCTTCAAACGGCAAAATGATAATACGGGTTTTACCTGCACGTACGAAAGAAGTAATTCTTTCCGTAGACGGACAGGAAATTTTTTCACTTAAAGAAGGCGATAAGATAATAATAAGCGAATCGCCTAACAAGGTTAAAATGGCTGGCTGCTCGCCGGATAATTTTTACAGAGCCCTACGCTCAAAACTCGGCTGGTCGGGCTCCTCAAGATAG
- a CDS encoding ATP-binding cassette domain-containing protein produces MVNHILSPIQGIAKGFAELNTVRAVSAKILDVLKNNKPSDTDCVEKFDFTDSIKFTDVNFSFKTNENDLSGNSIEHQVLKNLNLEINTGEKVLLVGKTGSGKSTVLKLLLKYFKNYSGSITIDGKNLCDIKAESLYSKFGMIHQNVFLFDDTIENNIRLGLNFQDTEIDKAIKHSGLSHLIEKNPDGKKFKVGENGSKLSGGEKQRLAIARCLLLNLPVLILDEITSSLDAETAQEIEKQILSLQDKTVIAVSHRLNKNLLAQYNKILVLQDGRVCECGTFDELIRLKKIFYSLYTLEAVERIQ; encoded by the coding sequence TTGGTAAATCATATTCTGAGCCCTATACAAGGTATAGCAAAGGGTTTTGCGGAATTAAATACTGTAAGAGCCGTAAGCGCCAAAATTCTTGATGTTTTAAAAAACAATAAGCCTTCCGATACGGATTGTGTCGAAAAATTCGATTTTACCGATTCAATAAAATTTACCGATGTTAATTTTTCATTTAAAACAAATGAAAATGATTTAAGCGGTAATTCAATTGAACATCAAGTATTAAAAAATCTTAATTTGGAAATTAACACGGGAGAAAAAGTTTTGCTGGTGGGAAAAACGGGTTCGGGGAAATCTACCGTATTAAAACTTCTTTTAAAATACTTTAAAAACTATTCCGGCTCTATAACTATTGACGGTAAAAATTTATGCGATATAAAAGCCGAAAGTTTATATTCAAAATTCGGAATGATTCATCAAAATGTTTTTTTGTTTGACGATACTATTGAAAATAATATCAGGCTGGGTTTAAATTTTCAGGATACCGAAATTGATAAAGCGATAAAACATTCGGGGCTTTCGCATCTGATTGAAAAAAATCCCGACGGTAAAAAATTTAAGGTAGGTGAAAACGGAAGTAAACTTTCAGGAGGCGAAAAACAAAGACTTGCTATTGCCCGTTGTTTATTATTAAATTTACCGGTTTTAATATTGGACGAAATAACTTCGAGCCTTGATGCCGAAACCGCACAGGAGATTGAAAAGCAAATTTTATCTTTACAGGATAAAACGGTTATCGCCGTTTCACATAGATTAAATAAAAACTTATTAGCTCAATATAATAAAATTCTTGTATTACAGGACGGAAGAGTTTGCGAATGCGGAACATTTGATGAATTAATTAGGCTTAAAAAAATATTTTACAGTTTATATACTTTGGAGGCTGTAGAACGGATACAATAA
- a CDS encoding ABC transporter transmembrane domain-containing protein, with the protein MFKYILKSKFSFCFAVLFAVAASFGTVYFAFLLGNIIQVAVDGKLSALYAEGIKAAIIMTLTGALNFITSVLYNNYLTNSIRHVRSDFFNSIMNSRISFFIERNSNEYISMFLTDMSLVETNYFGSVFLILSNICLFLFGIASIFYLNWIIAITVLLTALVPMVVPGILSGLLRKAGKDYSSALEKFTVYVKDYLSGFEVIKGFNIVKKVSANFLLQNKIITKKRELKIIPLQQYKIFHQRWAGFYFLFPYS; encoded by the coding sequence ATGTTTAAGTATATTTTAAAATCAAAGTTTTCTTTTTGTTTTGCCGTTTTATTTGCTGTTGCAGCTTCATTCGGTACGGTTTATTTTGCTTTTTTGTTGGGTAACATAATACAGGTTGCCGTTGACGGTAAACTTTCCGCTTTATATGCGGAAGGTATTAAAGCTGCAATTATAATGACTTTAACCGGAGCTTTAAATTTTATTACTTCCGTTCTTTACAATAACTATCTTACAAATTCCATAAGACATGTTCGCTCGGATTTTTTTAATTCAATAATGAACAGTCGGATAAGTTTTTTTATAGAAAGGAATTCCAATGAATATATTTCTATGTTTTTAACGGATATGTCGTTAGTAGAAACAAATTATTTCGGTTCCGTTTTTTTAATTTTATCGAATATATGCTTGTTTTTATTCGGTATAGCTTCAATTTTTTATTTGAATTGGATTATTGCAATAACGGTTCTGCTTACCGCCTTAGTGCCGATGGTTGTACCTGGAATTTTATCGGGGCTTTTACGAAAGGCCGGAAAGGATTATTCAAGCGCATTGGAAAAATTTACGGTGTATGTAAAAGATTATCTTTCAGGCTTTGAGGTTATTAAAGGTTTTAATATCGTTAAAAAGGTTTCTGCAAATTTTTTATTACAAAATAAAATAATTACAAAAAAAAGAGAGCTAAAGATAATTCCACTTCAGCAGTACAAAATATTTCATCAACGCTGGGCGGGCTTTTATTTTTTGTTCCCTTACTCTTAG
- a CDS encoding NAD(P)-dependent oxidoreductase: MKVENSDVGFIGLGVMGKSMAERLRQAGANLHVYTRTKKSAEDIISKGAVWYESPSDLAPNCNIIFTIVGYPEDVEEIYFGEKGLFKTAKAGTVFIDMTTSSPVLAKKIYEEAEKNGMESVDAPVSGGDIGAKNGTLSIMAGGNEAAFKKLEPFFACMGKSWALQGGAGSGQHTKMANQIAVAANLFGAVEAVRYAEESGLNPKKMLDAIGGGAASSWQILNNGPKMLNKDYAPGFYIKHFLKDLNIALSVAKELNIKIPVLELAQNFFNKMNEEGYAEKGTQALYEYYKKL; the protein is encoded by the coding sequence ATGAAAGTAGAGAATTCTGATGTCGGTTTTATCGGTTTAGGTGTTATGGGAAAAAGTATGGCCGAAAGGCTTCGTCAAGCCGGAGCGAATCTGCATGTGTACACTCGTACAAAAAAATCCGCAGAAGATATTATTTCAAAAGGTGCGGTATGGTATGAAAGCCCTTCCGACCTTGCTCCCAATTGCAATATTATTTTTACTATTGTAGGTTATCCTGAAGATGTGGAGGAAATATATTTCGGTGAAAAAGGTTTATTTAAAACGGCAAAGGCTGGCACCGTTTTTATTGATATGACAACTTCAAGTCCAGTTTTGGCAAAAAAGATTTATGAAGAAGCCGAAAAAAACGGAATGGAATCCGTTGATGCTCCCGTATCCGGCGGAGATATAGGAGCCAAAAACGGAACTCTTTCGATTATGGCGGGCGGCAATGAAGCCGCTTTTAAAAAACTTGAGCCTTTTTTTGCCTGTATGGGGAAATCATGGGCATTGCAGGGCGGCGCGGGTTCGGGTCAGCATACGAAAATGGCAAATCAAATTGCAGTGGCCGCGAATTTATTCGGTGCGGTGGAAGCCGTACGCTATGCGGAAGAGTCGGGCCTCAATCCGAAAAAAATGCTTGATGCAATAGGAGGCGGAGCTGCAAGCAGTTGGCAAATTTTAAATAACGGTCCTAAAATGCTTAATAAAGATTATGCGCCCGGTTTTTACATAAAACATTTTTTAAAAGATTTAAACATAGCCTTAAGCGTTGCAAAAGAGCTTAATATAAAAATCCCCGTATTGGAACTTGCTCAAAATTTTTTCAATAAAATGAATGAAGAAGGTTATGCGGAAAAGGGGACTCAGGCACTTTACGAGTATTACAAAAAACTTTAG
- the hutH gene encoding histidine ammonia-lyase: MKIKPVTITGSGLTIEDVVAVARNGAEVKISAEAKKRIKDSKKIVDEIVKSGKPTYGISTGFGELSTVTITKDQNGALQRNLILSHACGVGNPFPEDIVRAIMLLRLNTHASGFSGVTPAVPEILAGMLNKGITPYVPEKGSLGASGDLANLAHIALVMIGEGRAYYKGKLISGKEALEKAGLKPAVLSGKDGLAIINGTPVMSGIGALALHDAEQLLKTANMGAALVFEAFRGITAALDTRIHKSRPHQGQIDTAQFILKMLKGSSSVNTRENDVQDPYTLRCVPQVHGASADAIRYVRKVLEIEINSVTDNPLVFPDNCDVISGGNFHGQPIAINMDFLGIAVSELANISERRIERMVNPQLNGGLPAFLIENGGVNSGFMIPQYTAACLVSENKVLAHPASVDSITSSGNKEDHVSMGTTAARKLTEIIKNVRHVLAIEWLVAAQACDLRGIKKYGKGTEAMMKLIRKHITKVTEDRILYDDMMKALEIISNDENIDTIAASVK, from the coding sequence ATGAAAATAAAACCCGTAACAATTACAGGCAGCGGTTTGACAATTGAAGATGTTGTTGCCGTAGCAAGAAACGGAGCTGAAGTAAAAATTTCGGCGGAGGCGAAAAAACGTATTAAGGATTCAAAAAAGATTGTAGATGAAATCGTAAAAAGCGGAAAACCTACTTACGGTATTTCCACCGGATTCGGAGAGCTTTCTACAGTTACAATTACAAAAGACCAAAACGGAGCCTTGCAGCGTAATTTAATTTTAAGCCATGCCTGCGGTGTCGGGAATCCCTTTCCTGAAGATATTGTCCGCGCAATTATGCTTTTGCGCCTTAATACCCATGCAAGCGGTTTTTCGGGCGTAACGCCAGCCGTGCCTGAAATTCTTGCGGGTATGCTTAATAAGGGTATAACACCTTATGTTCCGGAAAAAGGCTCCTTAGGTGCAAGCGGAGATTTGGCAAACCTTGCGCATATTGCCCTTGTTATGATTGGAGAAGGAAGAGCTTATTATAAAGGCAAACTTATAAGCGGAAAAGAAGCCTTGGAAAAGGCCGGATTAAAACCGGCAGTTCTTTCCGGAAAAGACGGACTGGCTATTATAAACGGAACCCCCGTAATGTCAGGTATAGGAGCCTTGGCATTACACGATGCGGAACAGCTTTTAAAAACCGCCAATATGGGAGCAGCCTTAGTATTTGAGGCTTTTAGAGGCATTACCGCCGCCTTGGATACCCGCATTCATAAATCCCGCCCTCATCAGGGACAAATCGATACGGCACAATTTATTTTAAAAATGCTGAAAGGCAGTTCTTCTGTAAACACACGTGAAAACGATGTTCAAGACCCCTACACTCTACGCTGCGTTCCTCAAGTACACGGAGCAAGTGCAGATGCAATCCGATATGTACGCAAGGTTTTGGAAATTGAAATTAACTCGGTAACCGATAATCCGCTGGTTTTTCCGGATAACTGCGACGTAATTTCAGGAGGAAATTTCCACGGACAGCCTATTGCAATCAATATGGATTTTCTCGGTATTGCGGTAAGCGAACTTGCAAATATAAGCGAAAGACGGATTGAAAGAATGGTAAATCCGCAACTGAACGGAGGGCTTCCGGCATTTTTAATTGAAAACGGAGGAGTAAATTCCGGTTTTATGATTCCGCAATATACGGCAGCCTGTCTCGTTTCCGAAAATAAGGTACTCGCCCACCCTGCAAGCGTTGATTCAATTACCTCATCGGGTAACAAAGAAGACCATGTAAGTATGGGAACTACGGCAGCCCGAAAACTGACCGAAATAATAAAAAATGTCCGCCATGTGCTTGCCATTGAATGGCTCGTAGCGGCTCAAGCCTGCGATTTACGCGGAATAAAAAAATACGGTAAGGGAACCGAAGCTATGATGAAGCTGATACGCAAACACATAACAAAGGTTACGGAAGACCGCATTCTTTATGACGATATGATGAAGGCCTTGGAAATTATTTCAAACGATGAAAATATTGATACAATTGCAGCATCGGTAAAATAA
- a CDS encoding DNA alkylation repair protein, with protein sequence MHNKKSIIQTKLFSFEDKAYKDFNKKLIPNINENTMIGIRTPVLRKFAKEFFKAEPELTAVFMRELPHVYFEENNLHAFFIENIKEYKSAMEETEKFLPYIDNWATCDSFSPKIFKTEHAKVYKKILVWIKSKHCYTVRYAIGLLLSNYLDELFNGEMLELVSKVRSEEYYVNMMIAWYFSFALIKQYDKALPYIQNRRLAPFTHNKAIQKAIESYRIPKEIKDKLRTMKIKQP encoded by the coding sequence ATGCATAACAAAAAAAGTATCATTCAAACAAAGTTATTTTCTTTTGAAGATAAGGCATATAAGGACTTTAATAAAAAACTTATTCCGAATATAAATGAAAATACTATGATAGGTATAAGAACTCCGGTGCTTCGTAAATTCGCCAAGGAATTTTTTAAAGCCGAACCGGAGCTTACTGCCGTTTTTATGAGAGAGCTTCCTCATGTCTATTTTGAAGAAAATAACCTTCATGCCTTTTTTATCGAAAATATAAAAGAATATAAAAGTGCAATGGAAGAAACTGAAAAGTTTTTACCGTATATTGACAACTGGGCGACTTGCGACAGCTTTTCTCCGAAAATATTTAAAACCGAACACGCAAAAGTATATAAAAAAATTCTCGTTTGGATAAAATCAAAGCATTGTTATACGGTACGCTATGCAATCGGACTATTACTGTCAAATTACCTTGATGAACTTTTTAACGGCGAAATGCTTGAACTTGTTTCAAAGGTAAGGTCGGAAGAATATTATGTAAATATGATGATTGCATGGTATTTCAGTTTTGCTCTGATAAAACAATATGATAAAGCCCTTCCGTACATTCAAAACAGGCGCCTTGCCCCGTTTACACACAACAAGGCGATTCAAAAAGCAATTGAAAGTTACCGCATTCCGAAAGAAATAAAAGATAAATTACGCACAATGAAAATAAAACAACCTTAA
- a CDS encoding ABC transporter ATP-binding protein, protein MIQLEHISKSYKKIPALSDLSYTFEQNNAYGILGINGAGKSTLIGCLTGNLSHSGTIRYEGINLNQIGYVPQELAIYPELSVLDNLLFFASVFKVPKEQAKSRATGLIERTGLQDKTYEKVKNLSGGMKRKLNLITGLIHNPKLLICDEVCVGIDPISRQEILEYLKELQLNGMSIIYTSHYLDEIEFLCGKILFLHQGKLILEGITSELVKTISGKDKPDLSDLFIQVIRKDGAL, encoded by the coding sequence ATGATTCAACTTGAACACATTTCAAAATCGTATAAAAAAATACCCGCATTATCCGATTTGAGCTATACCTTTGAACAAAACAATGCATACGGAATATTGGGTATTAACGGAGCCGGTAAAAGTACTCTTATAGGCTGCCTGACCGGAAACCTTTCGCATTCCGGGACTATACGTTACGAAGGTATAAACTTAAACCAAATAGGATATGTACCGCAGGAACTTGCAATATATCCGGAACTTTCAGTACTGGATAATCTCTTATTCTTTGCTTCCGTATTTAAGGTTCCTAAAGAGCAGGCAAAAAGCCGGGCGACAGGTCTTATTGAAAGAACCGGACTACAGGACAAAACTTATGAAAAAGTAAAAAATCTTTCAGGCGGAATGAAACGGAAATTAAATCTTATTACCGGTCTTATTCATAATCCTAAATTATTGATTTGCGATGAAGTATGTGTAGGAATTGACCCTATTTCCCGTCAAGAAATATTGGAATACTTAAAAGAATTGCAGCTTAACGGAATGAGTATCATATATACTTCGCATTACCTTGACGAAATTGAATTTTTATGCGGAAAAATACTTTTTTTACATCAAGGCAAACTTATTTTAGAAGGTATAACATCCGAACTTGTTAAAACAATAAGCGGTAAAGATAAACCGGATTTATCCGATTTATTTATTCAAGTTATCCGCAAGGACGGTGCTCTGTAA
- a CDS encoding ABC transporter permease: MIQSFKYTFKILKNTNGFFASMVVMPVVMIILVSMTLAYSNTPRVGYIGDGGILSGITGISFQRIHEKDTVYFLGSTQGTLVIKINDKGGIEKYYSSIKNNPLISIIESGIGKRADSVFREKPHISYSIGIILFKLLTAASLLAAFLVKEKSNGIFVRLKQAYVSPYAFITGKALAVFSVYEIANGIILVFYRIAGFDFGKTTALKLFLLFTAALIISIGIYIYIASYIKNEGNLWIFSTGILFPLALCSGTLFPIQYMPQWMKYIAACSPQYYLLLSAVEDNIQIIPLSVMLGVSIILAVTGIRRFMKKE, encoded by the coding sequence ATGATTCAATCCTTTAAATATACATTTAAAATATTAAAAAACACTAACGGTTTTTTTGCTTCTATGGTAGTTATGCCGGTAGTTATGATTATACTGGTAAGTATGACACTTGCATATTCAAACACTCCACGTGTAGGTTACATCGGAGACGGCGGCATATTAAGCGGCATAACAGGAATTTCATTTCAACGAATCCATGAAAAAGATACCGTATATTTTTTAGGCTCTACACAAGGAACTTTGGTAATAAAGATAAACGATAAAGGCGGTATTGAAAAATATTACAGCAGCATAAAAAACAATCCTCTCATTTCGATTATTGAAAGCGGTATCGGGAAAAGAGCCGATTCGGTATTCAGAGAAAAGCCCCACATCAGTTATTCAATCGGTATTATTCTATTTAAACTTTTAACGGCGGCAAGCCTGTTGGCAGCATTTTTAGTTAAGGAAAAATCAAACGGCATTTTTGTTCGACTTAAACAAGCCTATGTTTCACCATATGCTTTTATTACAGGAAAAGCGCTTGCAGTATTCAGCGTATATGAAATAGCAAACGGCATTATTTTAGTATTTTACAGAATAGCAGGCTTTGACTTCGGAAAGACAACAGCCTTAAAACTTTTTCTTTTATTCACCGCAGCACTAATTATATCAATAGGCATATATATTTATATCGCCTCATATATCAAAAATGAGGGAAACCTTTGGATATTTTCAACGGGAATACTTTTTCCGCTTGCACTGTGTTCAGGCACCCTCTTTCCAATTCAATATATGCCGCAGTGGATGAAATACATTGCAGCCTGTTCCCCTCAATATTATTTACTGCTTTCCGCAGTTGAAGATAATATTCAAATAATACCGCTTTCAGTTATGCTGGGAGTTTCTATAATATTGGCCGTTACAGGAATAAGGCGATTTATGAAAAAAGAGTAA
- the nrdR gene encoding transcriptional regulator NrdR produces MRCPHCGSFDDKVMESRMLAQGDCIRRRRECNACGYRFTSYERIEEKQLMVVKKDGRREPFDRKKLEKGISRALEKRPVSVSAIENIITEIEDKAVMKAGSGKEIESTAIGEMVLSHLHTVDKVAYIRFASVYKQFGNLEEFINEVRRFKNKTDESDVNKQ; encoded by the coding sequence ATGCGATGCCCGCACTGCGGAAGTTTTGATGATAAAGTAATGGAATCTCGAATGCTTGCTCAAGGGGACTGTATACGCCGCAGACGAGAATGTAATGCTTGCGGATATAGGTTTACAAGCTATGAACGTATTGAAGAAAAACAGCTTATGGTCGTTAAAAAAGACGGCAGGAGGGAGCCTTTCGACCGTAAAAAACTTGAAAAAGGAATAAGCAGAGCCTTGGAAAAACGCCCCGTTTCAGTGAGCGCCATAGAAAATATCATAACCGAAATTGAAGATAAGGCGGTTATGAAAGCAGGAAGCGGCAAGGAAATAGAGAGTACGGCTATAGGTGAAATGGTTTTATCACATCTTCATACCGTAGATAAGGTGGCATATATCAGATTTGCCTCCGTTTATAAACAGTTCGGCAACTTGGAAGAATTTATAAACGAAGTCCGCAGGTTTAAAAATAAAACCGATGAATCCGATGTAAATAAGCAATAG
- a CDS encoding MFS transporter yields the protein MKDKNFSNLLLARLTRNIADSLFYMSAVWYISEKSALLTSLAMMCFTVPENILIFFGPFIDRYNRKKILLINSTVQIILVIILTGLLACNKLSVIPLFSIIFISTLLGNINYEVEDTVIPNIVSEENLVKANSLLEISYTITDSIFNGISGFLIASFSASVLYKLNIILFIIPIIFIKKFNNTNR from the coding sequence ATGAAAGACAAGAATTTTAGTAATTTATTACTGGCGAGACTAACGAGGAACATTGCGGACAGCTTGTTTTACATGTCAGCCGTTTGGTATATCTCAGAGAAATCGGCTCTTTTAACATCTTTGGCAATGATGTGCTTTACTGTTCCGGAAAACATACTTATATTTTTCGGTCCGTTTATTGACCGCTATAACCGCAAAAAAATATTGCTTATTAATTCGACTGTACAAATAATATTAGTGATTATATTAACCGGTTTACTGGCATGTAATAAGTTGTCGGTTATACCGTTATTTTCAATTATTTTTATCTCGACCTTATTAGGCAATATTAATTATGAAGTTGAAGATACCGTAATTCCGAATATTGTTTCAGAAGAGAATTTGGTAAAAGCAAATTCACTGCTTGAAATATCCTATACTATTACCGACTCAATTTTTAACGGTATATCGGGTTTTTTAATAGCATCTTTTTCCGCCTCGGTATTATATAAACTGAATATTATACTGTTTATTATACCGATAATTTTTATAAAAAAATTTAATAATACCAATCGGTAA